One part of the Sarcophilus harrisii chromosome 5, mSarHar1.11, whole genome shotgun sequence genome encodes these proteins:
- the SMC1A gene encoding structural maintenance of chromosomes protein 1A, with the protein MGFLKLIEIENFKSYKGKQIIGPFQRFTAIIGPNGSGKSNLMDAISFVLGEKTSNLRVKTLRDLIHGAPVGKPAANRAAVSMVYSENNGDERVFARIIVGGSSEYKINNKVVQLLEYSQELEKLGILIKARNFLVFQGAVESIAMKNPKERTALFEEISRSGELAQEYDKRKKEMVKAEEDTQFNYHRKKNIAAERKEAKQEKEEADRYQRLKDEVVRAQVQLQLFKLYHNEMEIEKLNKELTSKNKEIDKEKKRMDKVEEELKDKKKELGKMMREQQQIEKEIKEKDSELNQKRPQYIKAKENTSHKIKKLEAAKKSLQNAQKQYKKRKGDMDELEKEMVSVEKARQEFEDRMEEESQSQGRDLTLEENQVKKYHRLKEEASKRAATLAQELEKFNRDQKADQDRLDLEERKKVETEAKIKQKLREIEENQKRIEKLEEYITTSKQSLEEQKKLEGELTEEVKLAKQRIDEINKELNQVMEQLGDARIDRQESSRQQRKAEIMESIKRLYPGSVYGRLIDLCQPTQKKYQIAVTKVLGKNMDAIIVDSEKTGRDCIQYIKEQRGEPETFLPLDYLEVKPTDEKLRELKGAKLVIDVIRYEPPHIKKALQYACGNALVCDNVEDARRIAFGGHQRHKTVALDGTLFQKSGVISGGASDLKAKARRWDEKAVDKLKEKKERLTEELKEQMKAKRKEAELRQVQSQAHGLQMRLKYSQSDLEQTKTRHLALNLQEKSKLESELANFGPRINDIKRIIQGREREMKDLKEKMNQVEDEVFEEFCREIGVRNIREFEEEKVKRQNEIAKKRLEFENQKTRLGIQLDFEKNQLKEDQDKVHMWEQTVKKDENEIEKLKKEEQRHMKIIDETMAQLQDLKNQHLAKKSEVNDKNHEMEEIRKKLGGANKEMTHLQKEVTAIETKLEQKRSDRHNLLQACKMQDIKLPLAKGTMDDISQEEGSSQGEESGSGSQRTSNIYAREALIEIDYSDLCEDLKDAQAEEEIKQEMNTLQQKLTEQQSVLQRIAAPNMKAMEKLESVRDKFQETSDEFEAARKRAKKAKHAFEQIKKERFDRFNACFESVATNIDEIYKALSRNSSAQAFLGPENPEEPYLDGINYNCVAPGKRFRPMDNLSGGEKTVAALALLFAIHSYKPAPFFVLDEIDAALDNTNIGKVANYIKEQSTCNFQAIVISLKEEFYTKAESLIGVYPEQGDCVISKVLTFDLTKYPDANPNPNEQ; encoded by the coding sequence ATGGGTTTTCTAAAACTGATCGAAATCGAAAATTTCAAGTCCTACAAGGGTAAGCAGATCATCGGGCCCTTTCAGAGGTTTACAGCCATCATCGGGCCTAACGGCTCCGGGAAGTCGAATCTTATGGACGCTATCAGTTTCGTGCTGGGAGAAAAGACCAGCAATTTGCGGGTAAAGACTTTGCGGGACCTGATCCACGGGGCTCCCGTGGGCAAACCAGCCGCCAACCGGGCAGCGGTCAGCATGGTGTATTCTGAGAACAATGGGGATGAACGCGTCTTTGCCCGGATAATTGTGGGGGGCTCCTCCGAGTACAAAATCAACAACAAGGTGGTCCAGCTGCTCGAATACAGCCAAGAGCTGGAGAAACTGGGCATCCTCATCAAAGCTCGGAACTTCCTAGTGTTCCAGGGCGCTGTGGAGTCTATTGCTATGAAGAACCCCAAGGAGCGGACAGCCTTGTTTGAGGAGATCAGCCGCTCGGGGGAACTGGCCCAGGAGTATGATAAacggaagaaggaaatggtaaaggcTGAGGAAGATACCCAGTTCAATTACCACCGAAAGAAGAACATCGCTGCCGAGCGCAAGGAAGCCAAGCAAGAGAAGGAGGAAGCCGACCGCTACCAGAGGCTGAAAGATGAAGTTGTTCGTGCGCAAGTGCAGCTGCAGCTCTTCAAACTGTATCACAATGAGATGGAGATTGAGAAATTGAATAAGGAACTCACTTCCAAGAACAAGGAGATTGACAAGGAAAAGAAGCGCATGGACAAGGTGGAAGAAGAGctaaaggataaaaagaaagaactgggCAAAATGATGCGTGAGCAGCAGCAGATTGAgaaggagataaaagagaaagactCAGAGCTTAATCAAAAGCGGCCTCAATACATCAAGGCCAAAGAAAATACTTCACATAAGATCAAGAAGTTGGAAGCTGCCAAGAAGTCTCTGCAGAATGCCCAGAAACAGTACAAGAAGCGAAAGGGTGATATggatgaactagaaaaggaaatggtgtcAGTGGAGAAGGCTAGGCAAGAATTTGAGGATCGCATGGAAGAAGAGAGTCAGAGTCAAGGACGGGATCTGACTCTGGaggagaatcaagtaaaaaagtACCACAGACTGAAGGAAGAAGCCAGCAAAAGAGCAGCCACCCTGGCCCAGGAGCTAGAGAAGTTCAATAGGGACCAGAAGGCTGATCAAGACCGGCTGGACTTAGAAGAACGAAAAAAAGTTGAGACAGAGGCCAAGATCAAACAGAAACTTCGGGAAATTGAAGAGAATCAGAAGCGAATTGAGAAGCTGGAAGAATACATTACCACTAGCAAGCAGTCTCTGGAGGAACAGAAGAAACTAGAGGGCGAGCTAACAGAAGAAGTTAAACTCGCTAAACAGCGCATTGATGAAATCAACAAGGAACTGAATCAGGTGATGGAGCAACTTGGAGATGCCCGCATAGACCGGCAAGAAAGCAGCCGGCAGCAACGCAAGGCAGAGATAATGGAGAGCATCAAACGCCTCTATCCTGGTTCTGTTTATGGCCGTCTCATTGATCTGTGCCAGCCAACACAGAAGAAGTACCAGATTGCCGTGACTAAAGTGTTGGGCAAAAATATGGATGCCATCATAGTGGATTCTGAAAAGACTGGCCGGGACTGTATCCAGTATATCAAGGAACAGCGAGGGGAGCCCGAGACATTTTTACCACTTGACTACCTAGAAGTGAAACCAACTGATGAAAAGCTACGGGAACTGAAGGGGGCCAAGCTGGTGATTGATGTAATTCGCTATGAGCCACCACACATCAAGAAAGCCCTCCAGTATGCCTGTGGCAATGCTCTAGTATGTGACAATGTTGAAGATGCCAGGCGAATTGCCTTTGGTGGCCATCAGAGACATAAGACAGTAGCACTAGATGGGACACTTTTCCAGAAGTCTGGTGTCATCTCTGGGGGAGCAAGTGACCTCAAAGCCAAGGCCCGCCGCTGGGATGAGAAAGCAGTTGACAaactgaaagagaagaaagagcgCCTGACAGAGGAGCTAAAGGAACAGATGAAGGCCAAGCGGAAGGAGGCTGAGCTGAGGCAAGTGCAGTCCCAGGCTCATGGCTTGCAGATGAGGCTCAAGTACTCCCAGAGTGACCTGGAACAGACAAAGACCCGCCACCTTGCACTCAACCTACAGGAAAAGTCCAAGCTGGAGAGTGAGCTGGCTAATTTTGGGCCTCGTATCAATGACATCAAGAGGATCATTCAGGGCCGTGAACGAGAGATGAAAGACCTGAAGGAGAAGATGAACCAGGTAGAGGATGAGGTTTTTGAAGAGTTCTGCCGAGAGATTGGAGTTCGCAATATTCGTGAAtttgaggaagagaaagtgaagcgGCAGAATGAAATAGCCAAGAAACGGCTTGAATTTGAGAACCAGAAGACTCGCCTGGGTATCCAGCTAGATTTTGAAAAGAATCAGCTGAAAGAGGACCAAGACAAGGTTCACATGTGGGAGCAGACTGTGAAAAAGGATgagaatgaaattgaaaagctcaAAAAAGAGGAGCAGAGACACATGAAAATAATTGATGAAACTATGGCCCAGCTGCAGGACCTCAAGAACCAGCATCTGGCAAAGAAATCTGAGGTGAATGACAAGAACCATGAGATGGAGGAAATCCGTAAAAAGTTGGGTGGAGCTAACAAAGAAATGACCCACCTGCAAAAAGAGGTAACAGCTATAGAGACAAAGTTAGAACAGAAGCGGAGTGACCGGCATAACTTGCTGCAGGCTTGCAAAATGCAAGATATCAAGCTGCCCCTAGCCAAGGGAACCATGGATGACATCAGTCAAGAAGAAGGGAGTTCCCAGGGGGAAGAGTCTGGGAGTGGCTCACAACGAACATCCAACATTTATGCCCGCGAAGCCCTTATTGAAATTGACTATAGTGACCTCTGTGAGGACCTGAAAGATGCTCAggctgaagaggaaattaagcaGGAAATGAACACGCTGCAGCAAAAGCTGACGGAACAGCAGAGTGTACTGCAGCGCATTGCAGCTCCCAACATGAAGGCTATGGAGAAACTGGAGAGTGTGCGTGACAAGTTCCAGGAGACATCAGATGAATTTGAGGCAGCTCGAAAGCGGGCCAAGAAAGCTAAACATGCCTTTGAGCAGATTAAAAAGGAACGCTTTGATCGCTTCAATGCCTGTTTTGAGTCCGTGGCCACCAACATTGACGAGATCTACAAAGCCCTGTCCCGTAACAGCAGTGCTCAGGCTTTCTTGGGTCCTGAGAACCCAGAGGAGCCCTATTTGGATGGGATTAACTACAATTGTGTGGCCCCTGGCAAGCGGTTCCGGCCCATGGACAATCTCTCTGGTGGGGAAAAGACTGTAGCAGCCCTTGCTTTGCTCTTTGCCATCCACAGCTACAAACCAGCCCCCTTCTTTGTTCTAGACGAAATTGATGCAGCTTTAGATAACACCAACATTGGCAAAGTTGCCAACTACATAAAAGAACAGTCAACTTGCAACTTTCAAGCCATTGTCATTTCACTGAAAGAAGAATTTTATACAAAAGCTGAGAGTCTGATTGGTGTCTATCCTGAACAAGGGGACTGTGTTATCAGCAAGGTACTGACATTTGACCTTACCAAATACCCAGATGCCAACCCCAACCCCAATGAGCAGTAG